One window of the Pyrus communis chromosome 17, drPyrComm1.1, whole genome shotgun sequence genome contains the following:
- the LOC137723298 gene encoding transcription initiation factor TFIID subunit 1 isoform X1: MGGDSYDGSQDGRDEDDEEEYEDVGRGSRFLGFMFGNVNDSGGLDADYLDEDAKEHLAALADKLGPSLTGINLSVKSPQTSTDAVEEDYEEKAENAVNYFDIDEDFEGPEIQAATEEDHLLPRKEYFSAQGSLATFEPTNSMFDDEDYDEEIEQEHEVVENNIDVQTISLPGVSTGEKYSEDDCQIGGLDSENLAARAEEFQEVLTDKSATPLPVLCIEDGKVILRFSEIFGIHVPLKKAEKRDHRYSVPKDRYKSMDVSEIVEEDEESFLKGSGQGFQSLKQADALKHDIFSALYDEDSDFAKFRVLKGANSVDLLDDRAIKDSCLIAEPMKENQIVDISVESQSPLCSKFYPLDQQDWEEGIVWGNSPIASDNSVESCEISGPDEASFNSETEPYSGTQNIQLEPKKEPDEKDHAVMLRSSCLLEPFGSRNSSEISSLPFSESRRHPQLLRLESRFEVDDHADGAMESVSKKLHQSDAVRQFSKLTSQNRDMLEGSWLDQIIWDPDMPTGKSKLILDLQDEQMLFEILDNKESEHLRLHSGAMIVTRPIKSSNGDSFEFPGHGGQSGWRYVSNDKHYSNRKTSQQLKSNSKKRTAQGIKIYHSQPAMMLQTMKLRLSNKDVANFHRPKSLWYPHDNEVAVKERGKLPTQGPMKIIVKSLGGKGSKLHVDAEETISSVKAKASKKLDFKPSETVKMFYLGKELEDDKSLTAQNVQPNSLLHLVRTKIYLLPRAQKIPGENKSLRPPGAFKKKSDLSVKDGHVFLMEYCEERPLLLSNAGMGARLCTYYQKSAPDDQTASLLRNDNNSLGHVISLNPADKSPFLGDTKAGCSQSSLETNMYRAPVFSHKVPSTDYLLVRSAKGKLSIRRIDRLNVVGQQEPLMDVMSPGTKNLQNYMINRLLVYICREFRAAEKRHLLPCIRADELPSQFPYLSEPFIRKKLKEHANFQRASNGQVMWVKKRNFRILSEDELRNLVKPEEVCAYESMQAGLYRLKHLGITETHPSAISSAMSRLPDEAITLAAASHIERELQITPWNLSSNFVTCTQGKENIERLEISGVGDPSGRGLGFSYVRAAPKPSMSSAVVKKKSAAGRGGSTVTGTDADLRRLSMEAAREVLLKFGVSDELIARQTRWHRIAMIRKLSSEQAASGVKVDANTISKYARGQRMSFLQLQQQNREKCQEIWDRQVQSLSAIDGEENESDSEGNNSDLDSFAGDLENLLDAEECEEGLGGDHESNHDKSDGVKGLKMRRRPSLAQAEEEIEDEAAEAAELCRLLMDDDETERKKKKKTRVLGDEVGLAPGLRTSYILENADRGKKIIAAVQPDGFYTPKDNPVGDAKVVENLLKRNKIGKLKGMKKSDTTHMGLMNKKLKISGDGVKSTFKEKKSAREKFICGACGQLGHMRTNKHCPKYGYGEDQETQNDTPDLDKSSGKATALNSSSQSQQKTTTKKLVPKSATKIAVVDASEAENLGPSTKVLPLKFKCGSTEKLPDKQPLGETESSERVTSDPENGKPTMKVHKIIISNKMKPENVPVESQKPPIVMRPLTDTDRGYVESQKQTIVIRPPANTDREQGESQKLSVAKRSSMEAKREQHHKKIIIKRPKEIIDIDQISQDGGTPVEHRKTKRIVELTSSEKHRKQENVYLAKEAANKKARDERRLREEQEKRINEDRLREERARRLYEEEMRMIEERERLAELRKYEALLRQEREEEERQKAKNKLKKKRSEIRDDYLDDSRARRLDKRMPERDRGAKRRPVVELGRHGGESTPATKRRRGGEVGLANILERIVETLKDRIEVSYLFLKPVSKKEAPDYLDIIERPMDLSTIKEKVRKMEYKSREQFRHDVWQITYNAHRYNDGRNPGIPPLADQLLELCDFMLVENDESLTEAEAGIEYVDI; the protein is encoded by the exons ATGGGTGGTGATTCATATGATGGTTCTCAAGATGGAAGGGATGAAG ATGATGAGGAAGAATACGAGGACGTTGGTAGGGGTAGTCGATTTCTTGGATTTATGTTTGGCAATGTCAATGACTCTGGTGGGCTTGATGCTGATTACCTTGATGAG GATGCAAAAGAACATCTTGCTGCACTTGCTGACAAGCTGGGTCCATCGTTAACAGGCATAAAT ctgTCAGTAAAATCACCACAAACATCAACTGATGCTGTTGAAGAAG ATTATGAAGAGAAGGCTGAAAATGCAGTTAATTATTTTGATATTGATGAGGATTTTGAGGGACCAGAGATTCAAGCTGCTACTGAGGAGGACCATTTGTTGCCAAGAAAGGAATATTTTTCTGCTCAAGGTTCATTGGCTACTTTCGAGCCCACAAATTCTATGTTTGATGATGAAGATTATGATGAAGAAATTGAACAGGAACATGAGGTGGTTGAAAACAACATAGATGTTCAAACTATCTCTTtaccag GGGTTTCTACTGGAGAAAAATATTCTGAGGATGATTGTCAAATTGGGGGTCTGGACTCTGAAAATTTGGCTGCTCGTGCAGAAGAGTTTCAG GAAGTGCTTACAGATAAAAGTGCCACACCGCTGCCAGTTCTATGCATAGAAGATGGAAAGGTGATACTACGGTTCTCAGAAATCTTTGGTATTCATGTGCCCTTGAAGAAGGCGGAGAAAAGAGATCATAGGTACTCTGTTCCTAAAG ATAGGTACAAATCCATGGATGTTTCTGAGATTGTTGAAGAGGATGAAGAGTCATTCTTAAAAGGATCTGGTCAAGGATTTCAATCTTTGAAACAGGCAGATGCACTCAAACATGACATTTTTTCAGCACTCTATGATGAAGACTCAGACTTCGCAAAGTTTCGTGTTCTAAAAGGGGCAAATTCAGTGGATCTGCTGGATGACAGGGCAATAAAGGACTCTTGTCTCATTGCGGAACCAATGAAAGAGAATCAAATAGTAGATATTTCTGTGGAAAGTCAATCACCTTTGTGTTCAAAATTTTATCCTCTTGATCAACAAGACTGGGAAGAGGGAATTGTTTGGGGAAATTCTCCTATAGCAAGTGACAATTCTGTTGAGAGTTGTGAAATTTCGGGACCTGATGAAGCTTCATTTAATAGTGAAACAGAACCTTATAGTGGGACACAAAATATTCAGTTAGAGCCCAAAAAAGAACCTGATGAGAAGGATCACGCTGTTATGCTGCGTAGCTCATGTCTATTGGAGCCTTTTGGCTCAAGAAACTCATCAGAAATTTCATCTCTTCCTTTCTCGGAAAGCAGACGCCATCCCCAACTTTTAAGGCTAGAATCTAGATTTGAAGTGGATGACCATGCTGATGGTGCAATGGAGAGTGTCAGTAAGAAGCTTCATCAGAGTGACGCTGTGAGGCAATTTAGCAAACTCACTTCACAGAACAGAGACATGCTGGAAGGATCTTGGTTAGACCAGATAATATGGGACCCAGATATGCCTACTGGGAAGTCAAAGCTTATCCTTGATCTTCAAGATGAGCAAATGCTTTTTGAGATTTTGGATAACAAGGAAAGTGAACATCTCAGGCTTCATTCCGGGGCCATGATTGTGACTCGCCCAATAAAGTCAAGTAATGGGGATTCTTTTGAGTTTCCAGGTCATGGAGGTCAATCTGGGTGGCGATATGTTTCTAATGATAAACACTATTCAAATAGGAAAACTTCTCAGCAACTGaaatcaaattctaaaaaaCGCACAGCGCAGGGCATAAAGATTTATCATTCACAACCTGCAATGATGTTACAGACAATGAAACTGAGGTTAAGCAA CAAGGATGTAGCAAATTTTCACCGACCAAAATCTTTATGGTATCCTCATGACAATGAAGTGGCTGTAAAAGAGCGAGGAAAGCTCCCCACGCAAGGACCAATGAAAATTATTGTTAAAAGCTTGGGTGGCAAAGGAAGTAAGCTTCATGTGGATGCTGAGGAAACAATATCTTCTGTTAAAGCAAAAGCTTCAAAGAAGTTAG attTTAAGCCATCCGAAACAGTGAAGATGTTCTATTTAGGGAAGGAACTTGAAGATGATAAATCTCTTACTGCCCAGAATGTTCAACCAAATTCTTTGCTTCATCTTGTTCgcacaaaaatatatttgttgcCACGAGCACAAAAGATTCCTGGTGAAAATAAATCTTTGCGGCCTCCTGGAGCATTTAAGAAGAAATCTGATCTTTCTGTGAAAGATGGTCATGTCTTCCTAATGGA GTACTGTGAAGAAAGACCTTTACTTTTGAGCAATGCTGGTATGGGTGCAAGATTATGTACTTATTACCAAAAATCAGCCCCAGATGATCAAACTGCTTCTTTGTTACGCAATGATAACAACAGTTTGGGACATGTCATTTCACTAAATCCAGCTGATAAATCACCTTTTCTTGGAGATACAAAAGCTGGTTGCAGTCAGTCATCTCTTGAAACAAATATGTATAGAGCACCTGTATTTTCTCATAAGGTGCCCTCAACTGATTATTTGTTAGTTCGTTCTGCAAAGGGGAAGCTTTCAATTAGACGTATTGACCGCCTAAATGTTGTTGGGCAACAG GAACCACTCATGGATGTAATGTCTCCGGGAACTAAGAAtcttcaaaattatatgatcAATAGGCTTCTTGTCTATATCTGCCGAGAGTTCCGTGCTGCCGAAAAGCGCCATTTGCTTCCTTGTATCCGCGCAGATGAGTTACCTTCACAATTTCCTTATCTATCTGAACCCTTTATTCGGAAGAAGCTGAAGGAACATGCAAATTTCCAg AGAGCATCAAATGGACAAGTTATGTGGGTTAAGAAACGCAACTTCCGGATTTTGTCGGAGGATGAATTAAGGAATTTGGTGAAACCAGAAGAG GTGTGCGCCTATGAAAGCATGCAAGCTGGTCTTTACCGGCTCAAACATTTGGGAATTACTGAAACACATCCGTCTGCCATATCTTCTGCAATGAGTCGTCTCCCTGATGAAGCAATTACTCTGGCTGCTGCATCGCACATTGAAAGAGAACTGCAGATCACTCCATGGAACTTGAGTAGCAACTTTGTAACTTGTACACAG ggaaaagaaaatattGAGCGTTTGGAAATATCTGGTGTTGGTGATCCATCTGGCCGGGGCCTAGGTTTCAGTTATGTTCGTGCTGCTCCAAAACCATCAATGTCAAGTGCAGTCGTGAAGAAAAAATCTGCTGCTGGTCGAGGAGGTTCCACTGTTACTGGAACAGATGCTGATCTACGCAGATTAAGCATGGAGGCTGCACGAGAG GTTCTTCTTAAATTTGGCGTTTCTGATGAGCTGATTGCGAGGCAGACTAGATGGCATCGTATTGCGATGATACGCAAGCTTTCAAGTGAGCAAGCTGCATCTGGGGTTAAAGTTGATGCAAACACTATCAGTAAATATGCACGTGGCCAGCGTATGTCCTTCCTTCAGCTGCAGCAGCAGAACCGGGAGAAGTGTCAAGAAATTTGGGATCGTCAAGTGCAGAGTCTTTCAGCTATAGATGGGGAAGAAAATGAGAGTGACTCTGAAGGAAATAATAGCGATCTAGATTCCTTTGCTGGGGATTTAGAAAATCTGCTTGATGCAGAAGAATGTGAAGAAGGGCTAGGTGGTGATCATGAATCCAACCATGATAAATCAGATGGTGTTAAAGGGCTTAAAATGAGAAGGCGCCCTTCCTTGGCTCAGGCAGAAGAGGAAATTGAAGATGAAGCAGCTGAAGCAGCTGAGTTATGCAGGTTGCTCATGGATG ATGATGAAACtgagaggaaaaagaagaagaaaacaagagtTTTGGGGGATGAAGTTGGGCTGGCTCCTGGCTTGCGAACAAGTTATATCTTAGAAAATGCAGAtaggggaaaaaaaataattgctGCTGTACAACCTGATGGATTCTATACTCCAAAAGATAATCCAGTCGGAGATGCGAAAGTG GTGGAAAATCTTCTTAAAAGAAACAAGATTGGAAAACTAAAGGGAATGAAAAAGAGTGATACTACACATATGGGTCTGATGAACAAGAAACTAAAAATATCAGGAGACGGTGTCAAG AGTACTTTTAAGGAGAAGAAATCAGCACGAGAGAAATTTATCTGTGGAGCCTGTGGTCAG CTTGGACACATGAGGACAAACAAGCATTGCCCCAAGTATGGATACGGAGAAGATCAGGAAACACAGAATGATACTCCAGACCTGGATAAATCATCTGGAAAGGCAACTGCTCTGAATTCATCTAGTCAGTCTCAACAGAAAACTACTACAAAGAAGCTGGTACCTAAAAGTGCAACTAAAATTGCTGTGGTTGATGCTTCGGAGGCTGAAAACCTTGGTCCGAGCACAAAGGTTCTTCCATTGAAATTCAAATGTGGGTCAACTGAAAAGCTTCCTGATAAACAGCCTCTTGGAGAGACAGAGAGTTCTGAGCGGGTCACATCTGATCCCGAAAATGGGAAGCCCACTATGAAGGtgcacaaaataataatttcgaACAAGATGAAACCTGAAAATGTACCTGTTGAATCTCAGAAGCCCCCTATTGTGATGCGACCTCTGACAGATACAGATAGGGGTTATGTTGAATCACAGAAGCAAACTATTGTTATACGGCCACCAGCAAATACTGATAGAGAGCAGGGGGAATCTCAAAAGCTCTCAGTTGCTAAACGGTCGTCAATGGAGGCAAAGAGAGAGCAACATCAcaagaaaattataattaaacgtCCAAAAGAAATTATTGATATAGATCAGATCAGTCAGGATGGGGGAACTCCTGTTGAACACAGGAAAACTAAAAGAATTGTTGAATTGACAAGTTCTGAAAAGCACAGGAAGCAGGAGAACGTGTATTTGGCTAAGGAAGCAGCAAACAAGAAGGCTAGAGATGAAAGGAGATTACGAGAGGAGCAAGAGAAACGGATAAATGAAGACAGATTGAGAGAAGAGAGGGCCAGGAGGCTTTATGAAGAGGAAATGAGGATGATAGAGGAGCGAGAAAGACTAGCAGAGCTTAGAAAATATGAAGCATTACTCAGACAagagagggaggaagaagaacgccagaaagcaaagaacaaattgaagaagaaaaggtCTGAGATAAGAGATGATTATTTAGATGACTCACGAGCACGAAGATTAGACAAAAGGATGCCAGAAAGAGATCGGGGTGCAAAAAGGAGGCCAGTTGTTGAATTGGGAAGGCATGGTGGAGAATCTACCCCAGCAACAAAGCGCCGTAGAGGGGGCGAG GTCGGTCTGGCAAACATCTTAGAGCGTATTGTAGAAACCCTCAAAGATCGAATTGAAGTATCATATCTTTTTCTGAAACCTGTATCCAAAAAGGAAGCTCCTGATTACTTGGACATCATAGAGCGCCCCATGGATCTGTCTACAATCAAGGAGAAGGTGAGGAAAATGGAGTACAAGAGCAGGGAGCAATTCAGGCACGACGTGTGGCAGATTACTTATAATGCCCACAGATATAACGATGGACGCAACCCGGGCATACCTCCCCTTGCAGATCAGCTCTTAGAGCTTTGTGACTTTATGTTGGTTGAGAACGACGAAAGCTTGACTGAAGCTGAAGCGGGCATTGAATATGTAGACATCTAG
- the LOC137723298 gene encoding transcription initiation factor TFIID subunit 1 isoform X2 has product MDVSEIVEEDEESFLKGSGQGFQSLKQADALKHDIFSALYDEDSDFAKFRVLKGANSVDLLDDRAIKDSCLIAEPMKENQIVDISVESQSPLCSKFYPLDQQDWEEGIVWGNSPIASDNSVESCEISGPDEASFNSETEPYSGTQNIQLEPKKEPDEKDHAVMLRSSCLLEPFGSRNSSEISSLPFSESRRHPQLLRLESRFEVDDHADGAMESVSKKLHQSDAVRQFSKLTSQNRDMLEGSWLDQIIWDPDMPTGKSKLILDLQDEQMLFEILDNKESEHLRLHSGAMIVTRPIKSSNGDSFEFPGHGGQSGWRYVSNDKHYSNRKTSQQLKSNSKKRTAQGIKIYHSQPAMMLQTMKLRLSNKDVANFHRPKSLWYPHDNEVAVKERGKLPTQGPMKIIVKSLGGKGSKLHVDAEETISSVKAKASKKLDFKPSETVKMFYLGKELEDDKSLTAQNVQPNSLLHLVRTKIYLLPRAQKIPGENKSLRPPGAFKKKSDLSVKDGHVFLMEYCEERPLLLSNAGMGARLCTYYQKSAPDDQTASLLRNDNNSLGHVISLNPADKSPFLGDTKAGCSQSSLETNMYRAPVFSHKVPSTDYLLVRSAKGKLSIRRIDRLNVVGQQEPLMDVMSPGTKNLQNYMINRLLVYICREFRAAEKRHLLPCIRADELPSQFPYLSEPFIRKKLKEHANFQRASNGQVMWVKKRNFRILSEDELRNLVKPEEVCAYESMQAGLYRLKHLGITETHPSAISSAMSRLPDEAITLAAASHIERELQITPWNLSSNFVTCTQGKENIERLEISGVGDPSGRGLGFSYVRAAPKPSMSSAVVKKKSAAGRGGSTVTGTDADLRRLSMEAAREVLLKFGVSDELIARQTRWHRIAMIRKLSSEQAASGVKVDANTISKYARGQRMSFLQLQQQNREKCQEIWDRQVQSLSAIDGEENESDSEGNNSDLDSFAGDLENLLDAEECEEGLGGDHESNHDKSDGVKGLKMRRRPSLAQAEEEIEDEAAEAAELCRLLMDDDETERKKKKKTRVLGDEVGLAPGLRTSYILENADRGKKIIAAVQPDGFYTPKDNPVGDAKVVENLLKRNKIGKLKGMKKSDTTHMGLMNKKLKISGDGVKSTFKEKKSAREKFICGACGQLGHMRTNKHCPKYGYGEDQETQNDTPDLDKSSGKATALNSSSQSQQKTTTKKLVPKSATKIAVVDASEAENLGPSTKVLPLKFKCGSTEKLPDKQPLGETESSERVTSDPENGKPTMKVHKIIISNKMKPENVPVESQKPPIVMRPLTDTDRGYVESQKQTIVIRPPANTDREQGESQKLSVAKRSSMEAKREQHHKKIIIKRPKEIIDIDQISQDGGTPVEHRKTKRIVELTSSEKHRKQENVYLAKEAANKKARDERRLREEQEKRINEDRLREERARRLYEEEMRMIEERERLAELRKYEALLRQEREEEERQKAKNKLKKKRSEIRDDYLDDSRARRLDKRMPERDRGAKRRPVVELGRHGGESTPATKRRRGGEVGLANILERIVETLKDRIEVSYLFLKPVSKKEAPDYLDIIERPMDLSTIKEKVRKMEYKSREQFRHDVWQITYNAHRYNDGRNPGIPPLADQLLELCDFMLVENDESLTEAEAGIEYVDI; this is encoded by the exons ATGGATGTTTCTGAGATTGTTGAAGAGGATGAAGAGTCATTCTTAAAAGGATCTGGTCAAGGATTTCAATCTTTGAAACAGGCAGATGCACTCAAACATGACATTTTTTCAGCACTCTATGATGAAGACTCAGACTTCGCAAAGTTTCGTGTTCTAAAAGGGGCAAATTCAGTGGATCTGCTGGATGACAGGGCAATAAAGGACTCTTGTCTCATTGCGGAACCAATGAAAGAGAATCAAATAGTAGATATTTCTGTGGAAAGTCAATCACCTTTGTGTTCAAAATTTTATCCTCTTGATCAACAAGACTGGGAAGAGGGAATTGTTTGGGGAAATTCTCCTATAGCAAGTGACAATTCTGTTGAGAGTTGTGAAATTTCGGGACCTGATGAAGCTTCATTTAATAGTGAAACAGAACCTTATAGTGGGACACAAAATATTCAGTTAGAGCCCAAAAAAGAACCTGATGAGAAGGATCACGCTGTTATGCTGCGTAGCTCATGTCTATTGGAGCCTTTTGGCTCAAGAAACTCATCAGAAATTTCATCTCTTCCTTTCTCGGAAAGCAGACGCCATCCCCAACTTTTAAGGCTAGAATCTAGATTTGAAGTGGATGACCATGCTGATGGTGCAATGGAGAGTGTCAGTAAGAAGCTTCATCAGAGTGACGCTGTGAGGCAATTTAGCAAACTCACTTCACAGAACAGAGACATGCTGGAAGGATCTTGGTTAGACCAGATAATATGGGACCCAGATATGCCTACTGGGAAGTCAAAGCTTATCCTTGATCTTCAAGATGAGCAAATGCTTTTTGAGATTTTGGATAACAAGGAAAGTGAACATCTCAGGCTTCATTCCGGGGCCATGATTGTGACTCGCCCAATAAAGTCAAGTAATGGGGATTCTTTTGAGTTTCCAGGTCATGGAGGTCAATCTGGGTGGCGATATGTTTCTAATGATAAACACTATTCAAATAGGAAAACTTCTCAGCAACTGaaatcaaattctaaaaaaCGCACAGCGCAGGGCATAAAGATTTATCATTCACAACCTGCAATGATGTTACAGACAATGAAACTGAGGTTAAGCAA CAAGGATGTAGCAAATTTTCACCGACCAAAATCTTTATGGTATCCTCATGACAATGAAGTGGCTGTAAAAGAGCGAGGAAAGCTCCCCACGCAAGGACCAATGAAAATTATTGTTAAAAGCTTGGGTGGCAAAGGAAGTAAGCTTCATGTGGATGCTGAGGAAACAATATCTTCTGTTAAAGCAAAAGCTTCAAAGAAGTTAG attTTAAGCCATCCGAAACAGTGAAGATGTTCTATTTAGGGAAGGAACTTGAAGATGATAAATCTCTTACTGCCCAGAATGTTCAACCAAATTCTTTGCTTCATCTTGTTCgcacaaaaatatatttgttgcCACGAGCACAAAAGATTCCTGGTGAAAATAAATCTTTGCGGCCTCCTGGAGCATTTAAGAAGAAATCTGATCTTTCTGTGAAAGATGGTCATGTCTTCCTAATGGA GTACTGTGAAGAAAGACCTTTACTTTTGAGCAATGCTGGTATGGGTGCAAGATTATGTACTTATTACCAAAAATCAGCCCCAGATGATCAAACTGCTTCTTTGTTACGCAATGATAACAACAGTTTGGGACATGTCATTTCACTAAATCCAGCTGATAAATCACCTTTTCTTGGAGATACAAAAGCTGGTTGCAGTCAGTCATCTCTTGAAACAAATATGTATAGAGCACCTGTATTTTCTCATAAGGTGCCCTCAACTGATTATTTGTTAGTTCGTTCTGCAAAGGGGAAGCTTTCAATTAGACGTATTGACCGCCTAAATGTTGTTGGGCAACAG GAACCACTCATGGATGTAATGTCTCCGGGAACTAAGAAtcttcaaaattatatgatcAATAGGCTTCTTGTCTATATCTGCCGAGAGTTCCGTGCTGCCGAAAAGCGCCATTTGCTTCCTTGTATCCGCGCAGATGAGTTACCTTCACAATTTCCTTATCTATCTGAACCCTTTATTCGGAAGAAGCTGAAGGAACATGCAAATTTCCAg AGAGCATCAAATGGACAAGTTATGTGGGTTAAGAAACGCAACTTCCGGATTTTGTCGGAGGATGAATTAAGGAATTTGGTGAAACCAGAAGAG GTGTGCGCCTATGAAAGCATGCAAGCTGGTCTTTACCGGCTCAAACATTTGGGAATTACTGAAACACATCCGTCTGCCATATCTTCTGCAATGAGTCGTCTCCCTGATGAAGCAATTACTCTGGCTGCTGCATCGCACATTGAAAGAGAACTGCAGATCACTCCATGGAACTTGAGTAGCAACTTTGTAACTTGTACACAG ggaaaagaaaatattGAGCGTTTGGAAATATCTGGTGTTGGTGATCCATCTGGCCGGGGCCTAGGTTTCAGTTATGTTCGTGCTGCTCCAAAACCATCAATGTCAAGTGCAGTCGTGAAGAAAAAATCTGCTGCTGGTCGAGGAGGTTCCACTGTTACTGGAACAGATGCTGATCTACGCAGATTAAGCATGGAGGCTGCACGAGAG GTTCTTCTTAAATTTGGCGTTTCTGATGAGCTGATTGCGAGGCAGACTAGATGGCATCGTATTGCGATGATACGCAAGCTTTCAAGTGAGCAAGCTGCATCTGGGGTTAAAGTTGATGCAAACACTATCAGTAAATATGCACGTGGCCAGCGTATGTCCTTCCTTCAGCTGCAGCAGCAGAACCGGGAGAAGTGTCAAGAAATTTGGGATCGTCAAGTGCAGAGTCTTTCAGCTATAGATGGGGAAGAAAATGAGAGTGACTCTGAAGGAAATAATAGCGATCTAGATTCCTTTGCTGGGGATTTAGAAAATCTGCTTGATGCAGAAGAATGTGAAGAAGGGCTAGGTGGTGATCATGAATCCAACCATGATAAATCAGATGGTGTTAAAGGGCTTAAAATGAGAAGGCGCCCTTCCTTGGCTCAGGCAGAAGAGGAAATTGAAGATGAAGCAGCTGAAGCAGCTGAGTTATGCAGGTTGCTCATGGATG ATGATGAAACtgagaggaaaaagaagaagaaaacaagagtTTTGGGGGATGAAGTTGGGCTGGCTCCTGGCTTGCGAACAAGTTATATCTTAGAAAATGCAGAtaggggaaaaaaaataattgctGCTGTACAACCTGATGGATTCTATACTCCAAAAGATAATCCAGTCGGAGATGCGAAAGTG GTGGAAAATCTTCTTAAAAGAAACAAGATTGGAAAACTAAAGGGAATGAAAAAGAGTGATACTACACATATGGGTCTGATGAACAAGAAACTAAAAATATCAGGAGACGGTGTCAAG AGTACTTTTAAGGAGAAGAAATCAGCACGAGAGAAATTTATCTGTGGAGCCTGTGGTCAG CTTGGACACATGAGGACAAACAAGCATTGCCCCAAGTATGGATACGGAGAAGATCAGGAAACACAGAATGATACTCCAGACCTGGATAAATCATCTGGAAAGGCAACTGCTCTGAATTCATCTAGTCAGTCTCAACAGAAAACTACTACAAAGAAGCTGGTACCTAAAAGTGCAACTAAAATTGCTGTGGTTGATGCTTCGGAGGCTGAAAACCTTGGTCCGAGCACAAAGGTTCTTCCATTGAAATTCAAATGTGGGTCAACTGAAAAGCTTCCTGATAAACAGCCTCTTGGAGAGACAGAGAGTTCTGAGCGGGTCACATCTGATCCCGAAAATGGGAAGCCCACTATGAAGGtgcacaaaataataatttcgaACAAGATGAAACCTGAAAATGTACCTGTTGAATCTCAGAAGCCCCCTATTGTGATGCGACCTCTGACAGATACAGATAGGGGTTATGTTGAATCACAGAAGCAAACTATTGTTATACGGCCACCAGCAAATACTGATAGAGAGCAGGGGGAATCTCAAAAGCTCTCAGTTGCTAAACGGTCGTCAATGGAGGCAAAGAGAGAGCAACATCAcaagaaaattataattaaacgtCCAAAAGAAATTATTGATATAGATCAGATCAGTCAGGATGGGGGAACTCCTGTTGAACACAGGAAAACTAAAAGAATTGTTGAATTGACAAGTTCTGAAAAGCACAGGAAGCAGGAGAACGTGTATTTGGCTAAGGAAGCAGCAAACAAGAAGGCTAGAGATGAAAGGAGATTACGAGAGGAGCAAGAGAAACGGATAAATGAAGACAGATTGAGAGAAGAGAGGGCCAGGAGGCTTTATGAAGAGGAAATGAGGATGATAGAGGAGCGAGAAAGACTAGCAGAGCTTAGAAAATATGAAGCATTACTCAGACAagagagggaggaagaagaacgccagaaagcaaagaacaaattgaagaagaaaaggtCTGAGATAAGAGATGATTATTTAGATGACTCACGAGCACGAAGATTAGACAAAAGGATGCCAGAAAGAGATCGGGGTGCAAAAAGGAGGCCAGTTGTTGAATTGGGAAGGCATGGTGGAGAATCTACCCCAGCAACAAAGCGCCGTAGAGGGGGCGAG GTCGGTCTGGCAAACATCTTAGAGCGTATTGTAGAAACCCTCAAAGATCGAATTGAAGTATCATATCTTTTTCTGAAACCTGTATCCAAAAAGGAAGCTCCTGATTACTTGGACATCATAGAGCGCCCCATGGATCTGTCTACAATCAAGGAGAAGGTGAGGAAAATGGAGTACAAGAGCAGGGAGCAATTCAGGCACGACGTGTGGCAGATTACTTATAATGCCCACAGATATAACGATGGACGCAACCCGGGCATACCTCCCCTTGCAGATCAGCTCTTAGAGCTTTGTGACTTTATGTTGGTTGAGAACGACGAAAGCTTGACTGAAGCTGAAGCGGGCATTGAATATGTAGACATCTAG
- the LOC137722749 gene encoding peptidyl-prolyl cis-trans isomerase FKBP12 produces MGVEKEVVRAGSGPKPSVGQNVTVHCTGFGKNGDLSQKFWSTKDPGQQPFSFKIGLGSVIKGWDEGVLQMQVGEVARLRCSPDYAYGKDGFAAWGIQPHSVLVFEIEVLSAQ; encoded by the exons atgggagTGGAGAAGGAAGTTGTGAGGGCTGGAAGCGGTCCCAAACCGTCCGTCGGACAGAACGTCACCGTTCACTGCACTGGCTTTG GGAAAAATGGCGATCTGAGTCAGAAGTTCTGGAG CACCAAGGACCCTGGGCAGCAGCCTTTCAGCTTCAAAATAGGCCTCGGATCTGTTATAAAAG GATGGGATGAAGGTGTTCTTCAAATGCAAGTGGGAGAAGTTGCTCGTCTGCGG TGCTCTCCAGATTATGCATATGGCAAAGATGGATTTGCTGCATGGGGGATACAACCTCACTCGGTTCTGGTTTTTGAGATTGAAGTCCTGAGTGCGCAGTAA